One stretch of Chryseobacterium fluminis DNA includes these proteins:
- a CDS encoding CPBP family glutamic-type intramembrane protease: MEKKYSEFLKLIFRRTVIAFLLSSIISYLLHLINPIEYNGFSSENAWIEIFVAFIFAPLIETVIFFFLTYKIINAINFLKYKKNLYILFSSITFGLSHYYNINYIIETSITGLFMADLFYTLEKKSRFGFTGVFLMHGIYNIFVFILNLLL, translated from the coding sequence ATGGAAAAAAAATATAGCGAATTCTTAAAATTAATTTTTAGAAGAACGGTTATTGCTTTTCTTCTGTCATCCATTATATCTTACTTATTACATTTAATAAATCCTATTGAATACAACGGATTTTCGAGTGAAAATGCATGGATTGAAATTTTTGTTGCTTTTATTTTTGCTCCTCTTATTGAAACTGTAATATTTTTTTTCCTCACTTACAAAATTATCAATGCGATAAATTTTTTAAAGTATAAAAAAAACCTTTATATCCTTTTTTCTTCAATCACTTTTGGTCTTAGCCATTATTATAACATAAATTATATAATAGAAACATCTATAACCGGATTATTTATGGCTGATTTATTTTACACACTAGAAAAGAAAAGTAGGTTTGGTTTTACAGGTGTTTTTTTAATGCATGGTATATACAATATTTTTGTTTTTATTTTAAACTTACTTCTCTGA
- a CDS encoding bacteriocin, whose translation MKNLKELSLSELQQINGGESFWYRVGQAVGYVAGVLHNVNDAHRGISYCTSSNQLRHFSLNP comes from the coding sequence ATGAAAAATTTAAAAGAATTATCATTATCTGAATTACAACAGATTAATGGTGGAGAATCATTTTGGTATAGAGTTGGTCAGGCTGTGGGTTATGTGGCGGGCGTTTTACATAATGTGAATGATGCTCATCGGGGAATTAGCTATTGTACGTCTTCAAACCAACTTAGACATTTTAGTTTAAATCCTTAA
- a CDS encoding helix-turn-helix domain-containing protein yields the protein MMKFMYPIVLLLGKLLYAQNSKADTLNNFTYSQLKNKFYESYENEDVFKTKLIAQCYLNKAKKEKNNLQIAEGYILAHFNENFSSALQYIDSLAIISKNINGSLYPTRTYLMRGNLYFKHDYLKKALDNYIIALQYAKDRKDQKQFAYANINIAYLNNYLGKYTEAAKTFRYYLYNSNDITNDSQHNQIRVSLIYCYIELGKLDSANILIKEGQTSSFTRKSKYSVSQYSYFSGYSYLKQKKYKSAITELLKAYDFFSSIHDHNANYALYSLGKSYIGLKDNNKAVQYFIKLDSNVQKTNKTFPQLREVYTFLIEYYKEKNDKEKQLYYIDHFLKVDKKLDEQFKYLATELPKKYDTPNLLQEKESIINDLKNRKKILYVSISILAIILLLVLFLYFKAKKTAKEHRKIAQELIQNIEKRNFESTTDKKEIPELPLVPENVKTQNAIIKTVPEEVTVSILKDLEIFENKQLFLKNGITLASLAKNMKTNTAYLSETINNHKGKNFTSYLNDLRIDYVLERLVKDKKFRSYKLPAIAEEIGYNNVQAFAVAFKKRTGTTPSIYIKEIETQQ from the coding sequence ATGATGAAGTTTATGTATCCTATTGTACTACTTTTAGGCAAATTACTATATGCTCAAAATAGTAAAGCCGACACTTTAAATAACTTTACATATTCTCAATTGAAGAATAAGTTTTATGAATCTTACGAAAATGAAGATGTTTTCAAAACCAAGCTCATTGCTCAATGTTATCTAAATAAAGCAAAGAAAGAAAAAAACAATCTCCAAATTGCAGAAGGCTATATATTAGCACATTTTAATGAAAATTTCTCTTCGGCTTTGCAATATATTGATAGCCTTGCCATTATTTCAAAAAATATAAATGGAAGTTTATACCCCACCCGAACATATTTGATGAGAGGAAATCTATATTTTAAGCATGATTATCTGAAGAAAGCACTAGACAATTATATTATAGCTTTACAATATGCGAAAGACAGGAAAGATCAAAAACAGTTTGCCTATGCTAATATAAATATTGCTTATTTAAATAATTACTTGGGTAAATATACAGAAGCTGCCAAGACATTTAGATATTACTTATATAATTCAAATGATATAACCAACGATTCCCAACATAATCAAATACGTGTAAGTCTTATTTATTGTTATATTGAGCTTGGTAAACTGGATTCTGCCAATATTCTAATCAAAGAAGGACAAACATCGTCATTTACAAGAAAAAGTAAGTATAGTGTTAGCCAATATTCTTATTTTTCAGGATATTCTTATCTCAAGCAAAAAAAATATAAATCTGCTATAACAGAGCTATTAAAAGCATATGATTTTTTTTCCAGTATCCATGATCATAATGCGAATTATGCACTATATAGTTTGGGTAAATCTTATATTGGCTTGAAAGATAATAATAAGGCGGTACAGTATTTTATTAAACTAGATTCCAATGTGCAAAAAACAAATAAGACTTTTCCTCAACTACGGGAAGTATACACTTTTCTTATAGAATATTATAAAGAAAAAAATGATAAAGAAAAGCAATTGTATTACATTGATCACTTTTTAAAAGTAGATAAAAAATTAGATGAACAATTTAAATACTTAGCTACGGAACTTCCTAAAAAATATGATACCCCCAACCTTTTACAGGAAAAGGAAAGTATTATTAATGACTTAAAAAACAGAAAAAAAATTTTGTATGTCTCCATCAGTATTTTAGCTATAATACTTTTGTTGGTTTTATTCCTTTATTTTAAAGCAAAGAAAACAGCAAAAGAACACCGAAAAATTGCCCAGGAACTCATCCAAAATATTGAAAAAAGAAATTTTGAATCTACTACAGATAAAAAAGAAATTCCCGAGCTGCCTCTAGTGCCCGAAAATGTTAAAACACAAAATGCAATAATTAAAACTGTTCCGGAAGAAGTGACCGTGTCCATTCTAAAAGACTTGGAAATTTTTGAAAATAAACAACTGTTTTTAAAAAATGGGATTACATTAGCCAGTCTTGCAAAGAATATGAAAACCAATACAGCTTATTTATCTGAGACTATTAATAATCATAAAGGAAAAAATTTCACTTCCTATCTTAATGATCTGCGCATTGATTATGTTTTGGAGCGGCTTGTAAAAGATAAAAAATTCCGGTCTTATAAATTACCGGCCATTGCGGAAGAAATTGGTTATAACAATGTGCAGGCATTTGCGGTTGCATTTAAGAAAAGAACAGGAACTACCCCTTCAATTTACATTAAAGAAATTGAGACTCAACAATAA
- a CDS encoding prolyl oligopeptidase family serine peptidase has translation MTVDEISIKARDGEEIPVSLIYNKNLRKDGKNMLLIDSYGSYGISYTPFFAKMYLLWINQGGMVAVSHVRGGGEKGEQWRLGGYKETKPNTWRDLIDCTEYLIREKYTSKDKVAIWGASAGGITVGRAMTERPDLFKAVIAEVGVMNPLRDETTPNGQPKEFGSVKDPKEFKALLEMDSYHHIKKGVKYPATFISGGINDQRVTVWEPVKFAAKLMANNASHNPTLLKIDFEGGHGGNIPPTQRYANLGDMFAFALWQLGHPDYQPKKTKK, from the coding sequence ATGACAGTCGATGAAATTTCCATAAAAGCTAGGGACGGAGAAGAAATACCGGTATCATTAATATATAATAAGAATCTCAGAAAAGATGGGAAAAATATGTTGCTTATTGATAGTTATGGTTCTTATGGAATATCCTATACTCCTTTTTTCGCAAAAATGTATTTGTTATGGATTAATCAGGGAGGAATGGTTGCGGTATCTCATGTGAGAGGTGGCGGAGAAAAAGGTGAACAATGGCGTTTGGGAGGATATAAAGAAACAAAACCCAATACCTGGAGGGATTTAATAGATTGTACAGAATATCTGATAAGAGAAAAATATACCTCAAAAGATAAAGTAGCTATTTGGGGCGCCAGTGCTGGAGGAATTACAGTGGGCAGGGCCATGACTGAGAGACCAGACCTTTTTAAAGCTGTTATTGCAGAAGTTGGCGTAATGAACCCTCTTAGAGATGAAACAACACCAAATGGCCAGCCCAAAGAATTCGGAAGCGTAAAAGATCCCAAAGAGTTTAAGGCTCTGCTGGAAATGGATTCTTACCACCATATAAAAAAAGGAGTAAAATATCCTGCAACTTTTATATCTGGAGGAATAAACGACCAAAGAGTTACCGTTTGGGAACCTGTAAAATTTGCAGCAAAATTAATGGCTAATAACGCTTCTCATAATCCTACTTTATTGAAAATAGATTTTGAAGGGGGCCATGGAGGTAATATTCCTCCAACACAACGATATGCTAATTTAGGAGATATGTTTGCTTTTGCATTATGGCAACTTGGGCACCCCGATTACCAGCCGAAAAAAACTAAAAAATAG
- a CDS encoding helix-turn-helix domain-containing protein, which produces MKINTFYLSEIIDTHKGKNFNSYLNDLRIDYVLERLVKDKKFRSYKLPAIAEEIGYNNVQAFAVAFKKKTGTTPAIYIKEIEAQQ; this is translated from the coding sequence ATAAAAATCAATACTTTTTATTTATCCGAAATTATTGATACCCATAAAGGAAAGAATTTCAATTCCTATCTTAATGACCTGCGTATTGATTATGTTTTGGAGCGGCTTGTAAAAGATAAGAAATTCCGGTCTTATAAATTACCGGCCATTGCGGAAGAAATTGGTTATAACAATGTGCAGGCATTTGCGGTTGCATTTAAGAAAAAAACAGGAACTACCCCTGCAATTTACATTAAAGAAATTGAGGCTCAACAGTAA
- a CDS encoding alpha/beta fold hydrolase, with protein sequence MIEGKLVEVNGQQLYIEYSNSFENSHTLVFLHDSLGSVQLWRDFPEKLSQAAGCNILIYDRLGYGKSFPMSTHERDNDYMEREADLLNDLLTGLNINDAILFGHSDGGTIALITASKYPEKVKALICEAGHIFVEEVTVKGVAEALKAYQTTNLPERLQKYHGNKVEMMVKAWTEIWLSEKFKSWNIEYLLKNITSPLLFIQGEADEYGTLDQVEKTVTQISGTAEKFIIPGIGHTPHKEAPSAVLAKSEVFIKSIMDLKI encoded by the coding sequence ATGATAGAAGGAAAATTAGTTGAGGTAAATGGTCAGCAACTTTATATAGAATACAGTAATTCATTTGAAAATAGTCATACCCTGGTATTTTTGCACGATTCGTTAGGTTCGGTGCAGCTTTGGAGAGATTTTCCTGAAAAACTTTCACAGGCTGCAGGCTGCAATATTCTGATATATGACCGCTTAGGATATGGAAAATCATTTCCAATGTCTACTCATGAACGCGATAATGATTATATGGAACGGGAAGCAGATCTTCTGAATGATCTGCTTACCGGATTAAATATAAACGATGCCATTCTATTCGGACATAGTGACGGAGGAACAATCGCATTGATAACCGCCTCAAAATATCCCGAAAAAGTTAAAGCACTGATCTGTGAGGCCGGGCATATATTTGTGGAAGAAGTTACAGTAAAAGGTGTTGCAGAAGCCTTAAAAGCTTATCAGACTACCAACCTTCCGGAACGCCTGCAAAAATACCACGGAAATAAGGTGGAAATGATGGTAAAGGCATGGACGGAAATCTGGTTAAGCGAAAAATTCAAAAGCTGGAACATTGAATATCTTCTGAAAAATATAACCTCACCCTTGCTTTTCATTCAGGGGGAAGCCGACGAATACGGAACTTTGGACCAGGTGGAAAAAACAGTCACTCAGATAAGCGGAACAGCAGAAAAATTTATTATTCCGGGTATCGGGCATACGCCGCATAAGGAAGCTCCCTCAGCGGTATTGGCAAAAAGTGAGGTTTTCATAAAAAGTATAATGGATTTAAAAATTTAA
- a CDS encoding GLPGLI family protein — MKNILILNILILSNLCFCQKIHVKYLYVRSEIATLYEDLYIDKNKVMSRQDSVIQFKNQNMSSGNITAFKPSKSTRAFYYISTINDQDKIERDFFFTSPVNGNNPNDNYFIHDVVLKPKWSIDEKSTKKIAGYNCIKATTNFRGSNIIAYFAKDLPYSTGPFKFFGLPGLILDLRVENKSYNIWKAEKVEIDYKENINLVPSFKQYPKIEMKKFVELKDQLLLKNNKEVLDNLPTGTRIDYSSNRLGIEKNYEWELNEPIE, encoded by the coding sequence ATGAAAAATATTTTAATTTTAAACATTCTAATTTTATCAAATTTATGCTTTTGTCAAAAAATTCATGTCAAATATTTGTATGTCCGCTCAGAAATTGCAACACTTTATGAAGATTTATATATTGACAAGAATAAAGTAATGTCCAGACAGGATTCTGTTATCCAATTTAAGAATCAAAATATGTCTAGTGGAAATATCACTGCTTTTAAGCCTTCAAAATCAACAAGAGCATTTTATTATATTTCTACAATAAATGATCAAGATAAAATCGAAAGAGACTTTTTCTTTACATCTCCTGTTAATGGAAATAATCCTAATGATAATTACTTCATTCATGATGTAGTTCTTAAACCTAAATGGAGTATTGATGAGAAAAGCACAAAAAAAATTGCAGGATATAATTGTATTAAAGCAACAACTAATTTTAGAGGGTCAAATATCATAGCTTATTTTGCAAAAGATTTACCCTATTCTACTGGACCATTTAAGTTTTTTGGCTTACCTGGATTAATTTTAGACTTAAGGGTCGAGAATAAATCATATAATATTTGGAAAGCAGAAAAGGTGGAAATTGATTATAAGGAAAATATAAATTTAGTCCCCTCTTTTAAACAATATCCGAAAATTGAAATGAAAAAATTTGTTGAATTAAAAGATCAATTATTGTTAAAAAATAATAAAGAAGTTTTAGATAATCTTCCAACTGGTACTAGAATAGATTATAGTAGTAATAGACTGGGTATTGAAAAAAATTATGAATGGGAATTAAATGAGCCTATCGAATAA
- a CDS encoding HlyD family secretion protein, with protein MDKNNQELKQGDTLLIVTAEQLDTQKNLQNSQSSDYSAQLQDLTQLTRGQISGLQTGQYQRELSAMQEKIAQVQTQLSLAQKDFDRAATLYNQGVIPKAEYDKFFYTLQGLKNQIAGIREQQIAQWQTQKREVERQIRSLGSEVQRINQEQKNYIITAPISGRLVNFSGIQKNNFLAQGQNIGEISPEVSLVAECLVSPKDIGFIHTGQNVKYQIDTYNYNQWGLLEGRVSEVDQNIKINEQTGEAFFRVICQMDKNHLQLKNGYQGQVDKGMTFTARFHLIDSTLWQLLFDRADDWFNPKLK; from the coding sequence ATGGACAAAAATAACCAGGAACTCAAACAGGGTGATACTTTGCTCATCGTAACAGCAGAACAGCTGGATACCCAAAAGAATTTGCAAAACAGCCAAAGTTCAGATTATTCAGCACAATTGCAGGACTTAACTCAACTGACAAGAGGACAAATTTCAGGTTTACAAACCGGGCAATATCAAAGAGAATTATCCGCCATGCAGGAGAAAATTGCTCAGGTACAAACACAGTTGTCTTTAGCTCAAAAAGATTTTGACAGGGCGGCTACCCTTTATAACCAGGGAGTAATCCCCAAAGCAGAATATGATAAATTTTTCTACACTCTGCAAGGGCTTAAAAACCAGATTGCCGGAATAAGGGAACAGCAAATTGCCCAATGGCAAACGCAGAAACGAGAAGTAGAAAGACAAATCCGTTCTTTAGGTTCAGAAGTACAGCGTATTAACCAGGAACAAAAAAACTATATCATTACAGCTCCCATTTCCGGAAGGCTTGTCAACTTCTCCGGAATTCAGAAAAATAACTTTTTAGCACAGGGACAAAATATAGGAGAAATTTCCCCGGAGGTTTCTCTGGTTGCAGAATGTTTGGTTTCACCCAAAGATATAGGTTTTATTCATACAGGCCAGAACGTAAAATACCAAATCGACACGTATAATTATAACCAATGGGGATTATTGGAAGGCAGGGTTTCTGAAGTTGATCAGAATATTAAAATTAACGAGCAAACCGGGGAGGCCTTTTTCAGAGTTATTTGCCAAATGGATAAAAATCATTTACAATTAAAAAACGGATACCAAGGACAGGTTGATAAAGGAATGACTTTCACAGCACGTTTTCATCTCATCGACAGCACATTATGGCAATTGTTGTTTGACAGAGCAGATGATTGGTTTAATCCAAAATTGAAATGA
- a CDS encoding CPBP family glutamic-type intramembrane protease produces the protein MKTFKLFLSCLTISIATSYTFVCLNHRFFHFKEQDINGEKPPGLVLIICIAPLIETIIFQYIMHHILVYIKIRNGWTQIVLMSLVFASFHLYSSFYMLMVFCSSIALNFFYIKTSKVNMLLAVLLTALLHSLYNLFGYLFVV, from the coding sequence ATGAAAACTTTTAAGTTATTTTTATCTTGCTTGACAATCTCTATTGCTACAAGTTATACATTCGTTTGTCTGAATCATCGATTTTTTCATTTTAAAGAACAAGATATCAACGGTGAAAAGCCACCTGGATTAGTTTTAATAATATGTATCGCGCCTCTCATTGAAACTATTATTTTTCAATACATTATGCATCATATTTTAGTGTATATTAAAATCAGAAACGGGTGGACACAGATAGTTTTAATGAGTTTAGTTTTTGCATCTTTTCACCTATATAGCAGTTTTTATATGCTGATGGTTTTTTGTAGCAGTATCGCGTTGAATTTTTTTTATATTAAAACCTCTAAAGTAAACATGTTGCTTGCGGTGTTACTAACCGCTCTTTTACATTCACTTTATAATTTATTTGGTTACCTATTTGTTGTATAA
- a CDS encoding IS3 family transposase (programmed frameshift) translates to MATPKKKPTEKFVKDIRQNTRRIFTAEQKILIVMEGLRAETSVAELCRNHNIAQSQFYAWNKEFMEAGKKRLNGDVAREATSDEVSDLKKENARLKEIVADLVVRYDIVKKSRQAGLIDKYRKYMRLSAAEKYEIIQTVTTSELGVKRTLESFGIARSSFYKWYQSYLENGYDGLETTKRTNHRQWNSIPERQKDLVVEIALEHTELSARELAYKITDEQSVFISESSVYRILKQRDLIPAPNHFLLSAANEFKDKTEFVHQMWQTDFTYFKIIGWGWYYLSTILDDYSRYIIHWELCDSMKAEDVKRTVDTAIKKAKLKTKAKPKLLSDNGSCYVSNELKSYLKDDLRMKQVHGKPMHPQTQGKIERYHRTMKNVVKLNHFYHPEELIQALEKFVENYNNKRYHESINNLTPADVYFGRSEQILEKRKQTKAESIRKRRQIYNQQKLVSL, encoded by the exons ATGGCAACACCGAAAAAGAAACCGACCGAGAAATTCGTAAAAGATATTCGGCAGAACACCCGCAGAATATTCACTGCAGAGCAAAAGATTTTAATCGTGATGGAAGGTCTTCGAGCGGAGACTTCCGTAGCCGAACTTTGCAGGAACCATAATATTGCACAGTCGCAGTTTTATGCCTGGAACAAGGAGTTTATGGAAGCAGGAAAGAAGCGCTTAAATGGAGATGTCGCTCGCGAGGCTACGAGTGATGAAGTATCAGATCTGAAGAAGGAAAATGCACGTTTGAAAGAGATCGTAGCTGATCTGGTCGTTCGCTATGACATTGTAAAAAAAAGT AGACAGGCTGGATTAATCGATAAATACAGGAAATATATGAGATTATCGGCAGCTGAGAAATACGAGATCATTCAAACGGTAACCACAAGTGAACTCGGCGTGAAACGAACCTTGGAAAGTTTTGGAATTGCTAGAAGCAGCTTTTACAAATGGTATCAAAGCTACTTGGAAAACGGCTATGATGGCTTGGAAACTACGAAAAGAACAAACCATAGGCAATGGAACAGCATTCCTGAAAGACAGAAAGATCTGGTAGTAGAGATCGCTTTGGAACACACCGAATTATCTGCAAGGGAACTGGCCTACAAAATTACCGATGAGCAAAGTGTTTTTATTTCAGAATCTAGTGTTTACCGGATTTTGAAGCAAAGAGACTTAATCCCGGCACCGAATCATTTTCTTCTTTCGGCAGCAAATGAGTTCAAAGACAAAACGGAATTTGTGCATCAAATGTGGCAGACAGATTTTACTTATTTCAAGATCATAGGCTGGGGATGGTACTATCTGAGCACGATCTTGGACGATTACAGCCGCTACATCATTCACTGGGAGCTATGCGACTCAATGAAAGCCGAAGATGTGAAACGAACGGTGGACACAGCCATTAAAAAAGCAAAATTAAAGACCAAAGCCAAACCGAAACTGCTCTCGGACAACGGTTCCTGCTACGTCTCCAATGAGTTGAAAAGCTATCTGAAAGACGATTTAAGGATGAAACAGGTTCACGGAAAACCAATGCATCCGCAGACCCAGGGCAAGATTGAACGTTATCACAGAACGATGAAAAATGTAGTGAAACTAAATCATTTTTATCATCCCGAGGAACTCATCCAGGCACTGGAGAAGTTTGTAGAAAACTACAATAACAAGCGCTATCACGAGTCGATAAATAACCTCACTCCAGCAGATGTGTACTTCGGAAGATCAGAACAGATTTTGGAAAAAAGAAAGCAAACAAAAGCGGAATCCATCCGAAAAAGAAGACAAATATATAACCAACAAAAATTAGTAAGTTTATAA
- a CDS encoding NAD(P)H-dependent flavin oxidoreductase translates to MQSQQNKITQLFEIQYPVIQAGMIWHSGWKLASAVSNCGGLGLIGAGSMYPDVLRENIQKCKQATDKPFGVNVPMLYPNLDEVMQIILEEGVKIVFTSAGNPKTYTGALQKEGVKVAHVVSSTKFAIKCEDAGVDAVVAEGFEAGGHNGRDETTTFCLIPNVKNHISKPLIAAGGIALGSQMKAAMILGADGVQIGSRFAATVEASAHDNWKKKITELNEGDTHLTLKELAPVRMVKNKFFNELEDIYNLGRNTEALVASLGRARAKRGMFEGDMEEGELEIGQVSALIHDVLPVETVFKNLLKEFQQAENPVL, encoded by the coding sequence ATGCAGTCACAGCAAAATAAAATTACACAACTTTTTGAGATACAGTATCCTGTTATCCAGGCAGGGATGATCTGGCATTCGGGCTGGAAACTGGCTTCGGCGGTTTCCAATTGCGGTGGTCTGGGACTTATCGGAGCAGGAAGTATGTATCCGGATGTTTTAAGGGAAAATATTCAGAAGTGTAAACAGGCTACGGATAAGCCCTTTGGTGTAAACGTACCCATGCTTTACCCTAATCTGGATGAGGTGATGCAGATTATTCTGGAGGAAGGTGTAAAGATTGTTTTTACATCAGCAGGAAATCCTAAAACATATACCGGGGCTCTTCAAAAAGAAGGAGTGAAAGTCGCTCACGTGGTTTCTTCCACCAAATTTGCCATCAAATGTGAAGATGCAGGCGTAGATGCAGTAGTTGCAGAAGGCTTCGAAGCAGGCGGACATAACGGAAGAGATGAGACCACTACGTTCTGCCTGATACCGAACGTTAAAAATCATATATCGAAACCTCTAATTGCTGCCGGAGGCATTGCTTTAGGATCTCAGATGAAGGCAGCCATGATTCTGGGTGCGGACGGTGTCCAGATCGGTTCCCGTTTTGCCGCAACAGTGGAAGCCAGTGCTCATGACAATTGGAAAAAGAAAATCACGGAACTTAATGAAGGCGATACTCATCTTACCCTGAAAGAGCTGGCACCGGTGAGAATGGTGAAAAATAAGTTTTTTAATGAGCTGGAAGATATTTATAACCTGGGAAGAAATACAGAAGCTTTGGTCGCTTCACTGGGACGTGCAAGAGCCAAGCGGGGTATGTTTGAAGGCGATATGGAAGAGGGCGAACTAGAAATCGGACAGGTTTCAGCATTGATTCATGATGTTCTTCCGGTTGAGACAGTCTTCAAAAATCTATTGAAAGAATTTCAGCAGGCAGAAAATCCTGTTTTATAA